Part of the Candidatus Zixiibacteriota bacterium genome, CGTTGATGTGCTCCTCCGCAATCAATTAGGCTGGCCGATTGAGCAGGAAGTCACACAACTTGACGACATCGCGTTCGAGTGGACAGAGGACGAACTAAAGGCGAAGGGATTGAGCAAGCATCTTACTGAGGGCAAGATCTTCCAAATTCAGCCGCTCGTCGATGACCAGACTTGGGGCATCTTCGTGCTCGAATTCAAACGAGCAGATGTCTTTACCAAGGAACGCGGAACAACGCGAATTCTCAGAGAAGTTCTGCGTGGACTGGTCGGTAGTCGCGACAAACGCGCCGATCAGAAAACGTGGCAACCCGACCAAATCTTGTTTATCTGTACCCATCAGTATCAACATTTTCGTTTTGCGCATTTCAAGAAACCGACCTCCGGCAAGGGCATTGCCACTATCGCCACATTTGGCTGGGGACACGACATCCCAGCCCGAACAGCATGCGAATTCAATTTGCCTGCACTCAAGTGGCCGGCCGAGCCAGGAAAAGCCGGCGAATGGATCAGGGCATGGTCGAATGCCTTCAACATTGAAAAGGTAACCCGCCGATTCTATGACGATTATGAGGAAGTATTTACCCTCGTAGAGGGCAGCCTCAAATCTCAGCTCAAGAATGACGAGGAACGTCGCAAGTATACGCAGATGCTCTTCAACCGCCTAATGTTTCTCCGCTTCGTGGAGCGTAAAGGTTGGCTGAAGTTTGACGGCAAGGAAGACTACCTGCGGCAACTGCATGCGGCCGGACCGATCGGCAACAAGTCGTTCTTCAAGAGCCGGATTGAGCCGCTGTTTTTCAAGGCTCTGGCTGAGGAAGGCTATCAAGACGATGTCGCGATTGGTCAAGTGCATTTTCTCAATGGCGGACTATTCCTCAAGCATGAACTTGACAACAAAGTAATTGACATCAAAGATGCCGCCTTCGAGCCAATCATCGGCGAGCAGGGTCTCTTCTATCGCTACAATTTCACTGTCGAAGAGTCGACGCCGCTCAACATCAACGTAGCGGTCGATCCCGAAATGCTGGGTAAGGTATTCGAGAAACTCGTCACCGGCCGTCATGAGTCCGGGTCATACTATACTCCTCGAACGGTTGTTTCTTTCATGTGTCGAGAGGCACTAAAAGGCTACTTGGGCGGATTCGAAAGTCTCGTGGATGAACATGACGCGGCCAATATCAAATTACCACAAGCGCGCGAATTGCTACGGCGACTTTCCGAGGTCAAGGTCGTCGATCCGGCGTGCGGTTCGGGAGCATACTTGTTGGGTATGTTGAATGAACTGCACACGCTCAAGCAGATACTCCAGGCTCGCGACGAGGAGATGACACCCGAAGGCGACTACGAACTCAAACTTAAGATCATTCAAAACAACCTTTACGGTGTAGACCTCGACGATTTCGCCGTCAACATTGCCCGCTTGCGGTTGTGGTTGGCCCTCGCGGTCGACTTCAAAGGCAAGAAACCTCAGCCGCTGCCAAATCTTGATTTCAAGATCGAACAGGGCGATTCTCTGGTGTCACCGAATCCGCAAGGAAATTACGATCTCGCTCAGTCGATCATTTTGGAAGTTGCACGTTTGAAGTCTGATCATTCGCGAACCACAAAACCGGAACGCAAAGCCGAGCTTGAGAAACAAGTCACGGAAAAGCGCAAGGAAATTGCCAAATGGGTGCGCTCGGGCCAGAAAGTCGAGAGCTTCGATTGGGGTGTCGATTTCGCAGAAGTTTTCCTGCCTCGCAATCCAGAAGCGACGGTCGACGGTGAAATTCCGCTTGGCGATAAATTGGCTGCCCAGACCCAGCCGGGAGGATTCGACATCGTCCTGGCAAATCCCCCTTATGGAATCAAGTGTGAAGATCCACTCCGTTTCAACTTCTTCCCGCGCAAGAAGGACAAGGACGGCAAGCAAGAAGAACCACAGAGCAAGGATAGCTACGGTCTTTTCATGGCCCGAGCTTTGCAGTTGCTCAAGCCTGGTGGCCATTTCACCTACATCGTTTCCGACACCTGGCGGACAATCAGATCGCACCGGCCGCTACGCAAGAAGCTTCTCGAAGAAACTCAGGTATTGCATCTTATGGACTTGCCATCCTGGATTTTCGATGCCACGGTGAATACCTGCATCATTACTGCCAATAAGCAGAAGCCGGGTGACCAGCACAAGCTGATCGCCGCCGATCTGCGCAACCTCCCGAGCGACCAATGGAATACACTGGAAGCTAACCTTCGCGCCATCGCCGGACACGGCGTGGATGTTCAGACGACTGAGTATGCTCGCTACACCTACGAGCAAGAATTGATTAGCACTTACAACAACTTTTCATTTTTCATCGGTTCGCCCGAGCTTTATCGGCTAATGAGCGATCCGCGATTCACTAAGCTCGGTGACATAGCAGAAGTGAAGCAAGGGTTGGCAACGGCGGATAATAAATACTACCTGCGCAGGAGACCGGAAGCTCGCGGGAGCTATGATATCATCGACGACTCCAAGATACTGACCGATGCAGAGATTAAGAATCTCACTCAGGATGAAAAGCTCAACGGCGTCGATCTAAGAAACTACGGTGGAAGGCACTTTGTGCCCTATGATAAGGGCGGCGAGAGCGATACCGATGAGGGCTGGTTGCCGAATTACTATGTTCCTACTCAGTATTTCATCGACTGGTCAATGAGCGCAGTCAAGCGGCTTCGAACGGCGACCATTGCGGATATCAAACGGTCGCATGGAGACGAAGATAAGATTAGTCCCGGTGACGAGGAACGAATCGCTTCGAGATTTCAGAATTCCGAGTACTACTTTCGCGAGGGGATTACGTTTTCGCGAACAGGAATTTATGCGCCCACTTTCAGAATTGGCAGTAGCTCGTGCTTCGACTCAAAGAGCGATGGGCTATTTGCTGATAGAATTGACCAGTCCTTCTTGCTGAGCATCTTGTGCAGCCTGCAATTCAGGTATCTGTTCAAAATCTACCAATGTCACACAGTCCAAGCTGAGGGCGATGCGATGGAGGCAATGCCAGTATGCATGTTCGCGTCTGCCGATAGTCAGAAAGAGCTATCGGTGTTAGCAGATGCGATAATTGCGAAACAGAGAGAAGACGGAGACTACTCGTTTCATAGCGACGAGCAGAGTGTGATCAACGAAATCCTGTATCGGGTGATCGGATTCACTCAGGATGACATTCGCGAAATAGAACTTTGGTACTGCCGCCGTTATCCGAAGCTCGCCGAGGCGCAAAATTCTATCGTTGAAGTTAAACAGAAGTACGCCGACTATCTCGCGCACTGCGAACTCGTCATGAGCAAGCCGCCTTCCTACTGGCGGTCGCACCCGATACTCCAGCTCGTCGTCCAGGGTGAGGGGCCACAACTTGAATTCAAAGAGACCCTGGACTATGATGTCAAGACCGGCCAGAAAAACGGCGAGTTGGTCAAATCTGCCTTGAAGACGATAGCAGCATTTCTGAATACGACCGGTGGCACCTTGCTCATCGGGGTAACCGACAGCGGCGAGATCAAAGGGTTAGAGCGCGATTTTGCGCTTTGCCATAAGCACGACAAGGACGGCTTTGAGCAGAAGCTGCGCAATCTCGTCAATGACCGTTTCGAGCCGAAACCGCACAACAAGATCGACCTCTCCTTCGAACAGTTTCCCGAGGGCATGATCTGTCGCGTCGCTGTCACAGCCACCACTGACATCACACACTTTGACAAAGATATTTATATCCGCGACGGCAACCTCACCCGCAAACTCGACGGCCCGGCACTGACGAAGTGGGTACAGGATCGACGAACAAGAATCTGAGAATAGTCAAACTGACATAGGTGAAACAAAAGGTGACATATGGGAGACGAAGACCAAAGGCAATATGAGAAGTTAACGAAAAATCAAAAGGTGGAGGCGTAGTCGGTTGATTCGTAGTTAAGGGAGTGCTAATATTGCAGAAGGAGTGAGAACTGACATGTATTTCATGTACGTCGACGAAAGCGGTGACTGTGGATTGAATAATTCGCCATCAAGAGTTTTTGTCTTGACCGGCCTTGTGATCCACGAGTTGCGTTGGCAGGCATGCCTCGATGAACTCATCGCTTTTCGAACTCGGATGAGACAGAGATTTGGACTGAAATTGCGAGAAGAATTTCACGCGGCTCATCTCATCACTAAGCCGGGCGATCTGGCCAAGCGAATATCGCGAAACGACCGGCTGGCGATGATCCGACATTTCGCCGACTGTCTTGCCCGAATTGCGTCCATCTCTCTTATCAATGTGCTCATTGACAAGTCGGGCAAGACTGCAAAATACGACGTCTTCGAAACAGCGTGGACAGCTTTGATTCAGCGATTCGAAAACACAATTGCCAGGCGCAACTTTCCAGGGCCTGCCAACGCCGATGATCGCGGCCTCATTTTCTGTGACCATACTGATGACAAGAAATTGATGCAGTTGTTGCGCAAGAGAAGAAACTACAACCCAGTTCCCCACGCACAGGATTATGGGCGCGGCTATCGAAACTTGCCACTACAGTACGTGATCGAAGATCCGAGTTTCCGAGATTCGAGACATTCGTATTTTATTCAAGCCGTCGACTTAGCCGCATTTCTCCTGTATCAGAAAGTTTCTCCCGGTCAATTTTTCAAGCTAAAATCCGGGCAAAACTACTTCAACCGACTCGATCCGATCCTGTGCAAGGTCGCGTCGGCGACAGACCCAACTGGAATTGTTCGGCTTTGATTACTTTCAGGAGAAAAAAAAGGGGGCCTGACGGTCCCCGGAGGAATCCTACTGGCAAGACCAGCCTGCTTTCAGATTCGTATATATTATACTCTTTTTATATCGGTTTGTCAACAAGAATTCCACGCCCGATGTGGATAAACGGGAATGTAGCGGGTCTAACAGCGCCATAAGCTGCTGGTATCGAATCGGTTACGTTTCAGATGATCCGGCTCGCCACAATCGTCGGGTGCCTCAAACGAAGCAGCTCGAGGAAGTCCTTTTAAGGAGGAGAAATCTCACATGTCCAATTGGCTAATTCGCGCCGGATCACACGGCGAACAAGAACAAGAAACCCCTAGTGATGCACCGATGAGGGAGGTTGGAAATGAAGAAGTCGGATCTCAGGGCTCGTCTTAAAGAACTTGTGTCCGAAGGCGTCGACGGGATGACTTGGCCTGAATGCTTATCTTGCTGCCGACGCTTGCTCGCGGAGTTTGACGCCGAACACATCGACGACATTTCCAATCGCGGCAAACCTTGGAGCGATGCCGAAATCAAGATCATCCTTCGTCTCCCGCCCACCAGCGAAAGCATTGCGTTGTTGGCTCGAGCCTTTAAGCGTGGAGCCGGTAGCATCGAGCAGATCTACAAATGGGCAGCCACTGAGCAGCAGCGCATCGACGAGGCTCGGCCAGACGATTCTTTTGTAAAGCAGATCAAGCGCGTTGCCAACGAGATCGGCTGGCGGGGATTCTGATGCGACCGTCCGTCTAATACTCTGAGCAGCCTCAAATGAATGCGAGGCGCCCGCCTCCTTGTTCCCCATTACCTTAGCAGTAGGTACGGTTACTCTCCGGGAGGCGATCGAAGAAAGCACTTGATCTGAGCAACGTAGGCACACGATGGAGTAGCACTGCTGCTGACAACGTGAGGGTTTGCCCAAATTGGCGTCTTAGTTGGAACGCAGTCGCTCTGACCGCCAGCACTGCAAATATAAGCCTACGTATCGTACTTTCGCTTTAATCGGGTATCTACCACAAATGCAGGGCCGTGACCTGATATCCTGCCCATTAACACCGAACCTCGCACGGTATCCTTTGATGGTTCTCTCGACAAGAAACAACTACTCCGGATCATGACGAGCTCCGACACTAGTTCAAGATTTGAAGCATCGAAGGTTGATCTGTCACTAAGTACTCATAGGAAGCCATTGCCTCACCTGCTGGTTCCGCATGCTTTGCCTGAAATGATCAACTGCGGCAGCGCCTCATCAACTTGCCTTCGCCAACGGGATTTGTTTCCAAGCTGAGAGTGGTTTGCGTTTTCGCATTCTCCGGATCTTGGCCTCTTGCGGCTTGGCGTCAAGGCATTCTCTCGCCGAGTGATCCAATGCTTTCGGGGCCGTAGACGATGCCGCTTCAACTTCGACCGATGCAGCCGATGGCGACTTCGTCTCCTCTGGCTGATCATCTGAGGTAGTTGCGCTAGTTCTCGGCTGAGTGCTTGTGGCCCGTATCCGCCTTGCCCTGTACGCGCCGTATTTCGCAATGAGTTCCGACCGGCTGAACCGCGCGCCCAGGGCTTCATCTAGTGACGCGAATTCCGTGGTTTCTGTCGTGTATTTGAAAGCAATGAAGAAGATACTGCATTGCTCTTCGAGCCAATTTGCCGGACGCCATTTGGCCACGAGAAAACTCGAAGCGAGAAGCATCAAGAACGCTTTCACGTTTCTTGTCGAGAACTTATCCAGACTCGTCAATCTGTGGTAGGGAATTGGACAAAGCCAAAACTCGCAATCTGCAAGCTCAGCCCAATACTTGAAGACAGAAAGAGCAGGATTTTTCTGGCATAGACACTCGGCACATTGATGCGACGGAAGCAATATGGCATTAGCCTTTACATAGCTCAAGAGTGCGAAAGCTCGTCGTTGGTCATCATATTTCGAGAACAGCTGCAAAATCTGATCAACATCGGTAGCCGACACTTGACGCCCTCTGCGCGAGAATATCCTGCGAGTCTTCGCTGGATTCTTGGGACGCCATCCATTGACTGCGTTACGTATCTTCGTGTCGCTTGGATCAAGGTCACCTCTGTTGATCGAGTTCGAATATCCGTTGTGCTTGTGCCTGATCCACTCCATCAAGAAGTCAGTCGTCTCGGAGGGACTCAAGATTCTTGCGGAGAGGAAGTAGTAGGTCAGCGCCCACACGGCATCATAGGTCGAGATTTCCGGATACAAGCCCTCTCGCAGCAACCGATCAACCTTCTCTCCAAATTCCTTGCCTCGCTCGATCCAGGAATCGGTTTCAGCGCAGTCTGGCAGAACCAGTCTATCGCACTTAGCCACGCGAACCGCATACTGAATTTGCCCGGTCTTGCTCAACGTGAAGTATGGTTCAAATGTAATTGGATCAACAGTGAAGCTCCCATCTCCGAAGGGTAGCCGATCAGAAGCCACCGCGACTCTGACTTCAATGATGGCAGGTCCGAATTGTATTTTGGCGTCCTTGAGCTTTTTCACAATGCACTTCTGGACGTCAGAAGCCAAGTACGGGCGCTCCAGGAAGAGCACTAGGCGCAGGCCTCCAGATCGAGAGCTAGTATAGACTAGGTAATTGCCAGGAATAGCCCTCATCACCGACCGAGCCCGTTGCTCAACTGATTCGTTGACCTTGCCGTGATCATCAATATCGAACATCACGCAGGTCACCATAGAGCCGATCCTAGCCGCAATTGTCCTGATGCCGCACAAATGCTGTATCACCGCGAGCTTGGATAATTGACTATGAGTCAAGAACCAACTCGAACGATCGCAGGAGTTCTTGGCTCTCAATTCAAAGAAGTCCCTCCTGGGTTTTCCAGTAACAAAGAGGTTCCAGTAGTCATCAAATGCCGCCTCAGTGACTCCGTGTTCGACAAGCAGTTGTCTGGATTCCTTGCTCAGTTTATTCATAATGACCTCTCCCTTCTGACTCAATTGCATAGCTAAGCCAAACCTGATCAAGGCAGCCTTGACTGATGGCCGATGTGATCCCCGCCTCAGTGCCGTTCGATTCAATAACTGGACAACAGCAATGGAACATCCATTTCCCTTTTAAAATATATGCTGCAGGATCCACACACGGAGAGAGCCTCAGCGTTTCTCGTGTATATAGATCACGGTAAGTGATTACTCTATAGCAACTTGGTTTCAGACAACTCCCGGCTGCCCTTTTCGACACCAAGGTGTAATGGGGATTTAATCGGGTTAATTTAGTTTTCTTTCGCCGGCGAGGAGAAGAAGCCAAGATATTCTCCACCCTCTCCTCGTAAATCTTCTGCGTTACCAAATCCATCGTTGTAATTGTCCGCCCCGTCGGGCCGTTTCTTTGCTTGGCGATGTCGATCTCCAGGTCGACCAACGCGTTGGTATTGGTTTTGTCATAGTAGGACTCGCGGAACAAAAGCAGCACCGTGTCCGCAATCTGTTCAATGGCGCCGCTGTCTCGAAGGTGCCGGAGTGAGGGGCGTTTGTCGGTTTCCCCTTCAACGCTCCGTGATAACTGCGCGAACAGAACGATCGCCACCCCGATGTTCTTGGCGGCATCCCGCAACATCGTGCAGATGTTGTCGTACTTTTCGTTCAGGTTGGATCCGGAGACGTTCCTTCCGATGATGTTGAGGTAGTCGATTACGACATACTTGAGGTCCTCATGTTGGAGCTTGTGACCTTTGATGATTGAAATGATTTGATGCACCGATAAGCCGGCGGTGTCGACGATGTGAATCGGGTACTCGGTGGACAAGACCGCATCGAACATGGTCATGATGTTGGTCGACCCGCAGTCGGTACAGGCGTTCTCAACCCGGTACTCTTGATAGGTCGTCTTTGAGACGGTGTTGGTCCCGTGGCAGTCCCGACAAGAGACGGGCTCATACATTCTCTCCAATTCCGCCTTGGCAACGAATCCGGTATGAAGGTTGTTCAGGCTGATCCCCACCCGAGACGAAATCAGGCGCTCGTAAAGCGACTCGGCGCTCATTTCCATCGAGAAGACCAGCCCCCGCTCATTTTTCGCCATCGAGTTGTCCTCGATAATGCGCAGGCCGAAAGCAGTCTTGCCCATCCCGGGTCTTCCCGCTACGACAAATAGTTCCCCGGGTCTGACCCCGCCGGTCATCTTGTTCAGTTCCGTTGTTCCCAGACTCACCCCGATCAGCTTGCCGGACATCCGTTGCGCAAAGTGGTTCTTGATGGATTCCATGGTGGCTTTCATGGCCTCTCCAAAGGGGACCGGCCGTGACCTTGAATCGCTGCGCATTAGTTCTTGGAGTTTTGTGGCGTGCTGGGAGATGACGTAATCGATCTTGGTATTCTTATCGTCCGCCATTGTCGCAAACTGTCTAGCGGCCTCTTTGGCTTCCCTTCTGACATAAGAGTCCCTGAGGATTTTGATGTAGGTGTCAATCAACTTGGGGGATTCATTTTCGCACTCCCAGAGCCAGGTGGTATCGACGGGGGTCTGTAAGTAGTGGGGGCAGGACCCGCTATCAAACGTTACCCCGTCGACATAGGCTTTTTTGATGGCTCGTAAAATGAATACCGAGCTGGTCTCCTTGAAGTACTCTTCCCTGACTTTTTCTATGTAGTCCGGCAGGAGATTTTGGATGGCCACCAGAATTGCCAGCAGTTTCTGGTCGATTGAAGCGTTTTTCATTGTCGCTCCTGTTAGGGTCAACTGTTTGTCCCTCAAGTAATTATGAGGGATTGCCGTGTGCCAGTGCTTATCTTGGTTTTGCCGCGCTGGTTACACATAGAAAAAGAAAGGGATACCCCTTCTCTTTCTCCCAGATTTTCTGTTATTTCTCAGGAATATTTTTTTTGCAGTTCTCGCTTCGACGATCTTGACGCTCGCTTGGCGTTTTTCGGGCGGTAGCTGCTTCATGATTGAGGCAATTCTCTCGGCCTCTTCATCGTGCTATGGCGGGACAGTCCCAGGTCATGAATTCCGCCAGCTACTGGGGACTCTACAGCGGTCTTCGCACCTATATGCTGGGCATTCCACAGGATTTCCACCCTCCCTTCTGATTTTTTGCACCTCGCTTTTTGCGGAGAATCCTGATCATGGTTGAACTTATTTGTTCTGCTGAATACGGAAGTTATCAGGCTTATTCCGATTGAGTGGAAGATGCTGACCATCAATCGAGCATGGTTTGGCAGAATTTTCGCGCTCAGAAAACATAACCTAAGATCATGTCATATAATGTCTTATGAGATTTATGCGATGCCCGGCCCCGTGATTTCGACGCTGAGCCTTAGATTGCGTCCGAAGCCAAGTACTAGCGACAACTCTGCTTGGCTGAGGTTAGTTTGCACTAATTTTAAGAATATCGGGAGATGATGTGATAGTCAGCTCTTCTCTATTAATGAAGGCGACTCAAGTAACCAAGACTACTTTGAAAGGAGATTAAGTTTATGATGGTTTAATGACTGACTCCCGTGAGAAGACCCGGGAGCTTTCACACGATTTGTGCTCGTGCGCAATTGGCTCTCGAGTTGAGGAATCTGGTCAGTAGTTCAGGACCAGGACTGTTCACAACATGTCGGATGAATTCGCATTCAGCTGCTTGTTCACAAAACCAGTTAGTCGGGGAAAAAGTGCGTAAATCTCACAATTGCCGATCCAAACAAGGGTCTCAGCGCCTCATAGTTTTGATCGAAGACTGGCACCCATTGGTCACTTATCTGAATAACATCCAGGGGCGTCACGAACAAACCCATCAAGGCATTAGCAATCTTGCTTTCAGATGAGCGCCAGATCAAGTGATCAGAATCAAAGACAATTCAACCATCAAGATCAACTAATGACAGCAAGTGAGGTTGCGGAGTACCTTCAAGTCAAACTGTCAACCATCTACCAATGGACCCACGCGGGCTACATTCCACATATCAAGCTGGGAGGTCTAGTTAGGTTCAGGCGAGAAGCCATTGATGCGTGGATTGAACGCTCGGCAATTCGGGGTCGAAAGAACCGTCGAGCGAAGGGCAAAAACACTGAACACGATATCGATTCAGCAGACTTCGATCGCGCAGCATGAGGTCGTCGAAGTGAATTAACAGCATGCTACCAGTGCCGGGAGCCAGAGATGACTCCCGGTACTTGTCCTGGATTGAGTCTGAAAGCAAGAGAAGTTGCGCGGGCCATGCGGACACAACTTTCAAGCAAGACTTGGCACAGCCGTAAGGTTTCCGCTCGCTGTCATCGAGAACTGACTGAAGCGGAAGTCAGGCCGGGGTGGAGATCATTTCGAGTGCGAGTTGACCGCTCAATTGGTGAGAATCCACGGGCCACTCCGATGCACTGAGTTCCCGGGTCGAATCCGACTTGAGCGTTGACAAATAACTCGATAATGGATATACTAATGGTGTAACCCACCAAAATCCCCGGGAGGCAGACTCATGAGATCAGGTTCTCTTACAGCATGCGTGCTGGCGATTTGCGTTTTCTTGGCGACAGCTCGCGCAGAAGCTACACCTACGCCATCGCCATCATCAATGCAGACGCCAGTTGCATTTACGAAGAATATGGGGCAATGGGATGAGCGCGTGCTCTTTCGCACAAGCTCCGGGGGCGCGACGATTTGGTTCTGCAAGGATCGGGTGGTGTATCAGTTCTTCCGAAGAGCAGGCGGAGCAGGCCAGTCAGAAAGCATGAATTCCCCGTTTCGCGGTGATTACATGAAGCCTGACAGCATTGAGCAGCTTGTTCTCACTGCCAGGTTTGTCGGAGCCAATCCTGATGTCGAAGTCATGGGGGAGGGGATGATGGAATACAAGTGCAACTACTTTATCGGTAGCGATCCTTCGCGGTGGAAGACTGACGTTCCCAATTACGAGGCCGTTGCGTACAAGAATATCTACTCCGGCACAGTCCTTAGCTTTCAAGGAACGGGCGATGGCACATGCTCTTATGAATATCTCTGCGCGTCTCAGGAAGATCTTTCATCAGTCAAGATCGCT contains:
- a CDS encoding helix-turn-helix domain-containing protein, which produces MSARSSDQNQRQFNHQDQLMTASEVAEYLQVKLSTIYQWTHAGYIPHIKLGGLVRFRREAIDAWIERSAIRGRKNRRAKGKNTEHDIDSADFDRAA
- a CDS encoding DUF3800 domain-containing protein; translated protein: MYFMYVDESGDCGLNNSPSRVFVLTGLVIHELRWQACLDELIAFRTRMRQRFGLKLREEFHAAHLITKPGDLAKRISRNDRLAMIRHFADCLARIASISLINVLIDKSGKTAKYDVFETAWTALIQRFENTIARRNFPGPANADDRGLIFCDHTDDKKLMQLLRKRRNYNPVPHAQDYGRGYRNLPLQYVIEDPSFRDSRHSYFIQAVDLAAFLLYQKVSPGQFFKLKSGQNYFNRLDPILCKVASATDPTGIVRL
- a CDS encoding putative DNA binding domain-containing protein; amino-acid sequence: MGEAGAQVLDGAQLMTMHKNIEAALHDVVDLKTFVDVLLRNQLGWPIEQEVTQLDDIAFEWTEDELKAKGLSKHLTEGKIFQIQPLVDDQTWGIFVLEFKRADVFTKERGTTRILREVLRGLVGSRDKRADQKTWQPDQILFICTHQYQHFRFAHFKKPTSGKGIATIATFGWGHDIPARTACEFNLPALKWPAEPGKAGEWIRAWSNAFNIEKVTRRFYDDYEEVFTLVEGSLKSQLKNDEERRKYTQMLFNRLMFLRFVERKGWLKFDGKEDYLRQLHAAGPIGNKSFFKSRIEPLFFKALAEEGYQDDVAIGQVHFLNGGLFLKHELDNKVIDIKDAAFEPIIGEQGLFYRYNFTVEESTPLNINVAVDPEMLGKVFEKLVTGRHESGSYYTPRTVVSFMCREALKGYLGGFESLVDEHDAANIKLPQARELLRRLSEVKVVDPACGSGAYLLGMLNELHTLKQILQARDEEMTPEGDYELKLKIIQNNLYGVDLDDFAVNIARLRLWLALAVDFKGKKPQPLPNLDFKIEQGDSLVSPNPQGNYDLAQSIILEVARLKSDHSRTTKPERKAELEKQVTEKRKEIAKWVRSGQKVESFDWGVDFAEVFLPRNPEATVDGEIPLGDKLAAQTQPGGFDIVLANPPYGIKCEDPLRFNFFPRKKDKDGKQEEPQSKDSYGLFMARALQLLKPGGHFTYIVSDTWRTIRSHRPLRKKLLEETQVLHLMDLPSWIFDATVNTCIITANKQKPGDQHKLIAADLRNLPSDQWNTLEANLRAIAGHGVDVQTTEYARYTYEQELISTYNNFSFFIGSPELYRLMSDPRFTKLGDIAEVKQGLATADNKYYLRRRPEARGSYDIIDDSKILTDAEIKNLTQDEKLNGVDLRNYGGRHFVPYDKGGESDTDEGWLPNYYVPTQYFIDWSMSAVKRLRTATIADIKRSHGDEDKISPGDEERIASRFQNSEYYFREGITFSRTGIYAPTFRIGSSSCFDSKSDGLFADRIDQSFLLSILCSLQFRYLFKIYQCHTVQAEGDAMEAMPVCMFASADSQKELSVLADAIIAKQREDGDYSFHSDEQSVINEILYRVIGFTQDDIREIELWYCRRYPKLAEAQNSIVEVKQKYADYLAHCELVMSKPPSYWRSHPILQLVVQGEGPQLEFKETLDYDVKTGQKNGELVKSALKTIAAFLNTTGGTLLIGVTDSGEIKGLERDFALCHKHDKDGFEQKLRNLVNDRFEPKPHNKIDLSFEQFPEGMICRVAVTATTDITHFDKDIYIRDGNLTRKLDGPALTKWVQDRRTRI